AAGAGGAGGGCTAACAGAAGCAACTCCAAAGCCTTCACAATAGCAGAGCTGGTGGGCACAGTTCTGATGAAAGCAGGGGCTATATCTCTAAGATCATGTCTATGGAAAGTGAAGATTGGAATATAATTGAATCATGGCCTGGCAAAACTGGATTGGGAACTAGAACAGGTTTTTGACTGTCTGGGcaattgttttaaaatggagATGGTCATGAAGCAGTGCTGATTCAACTAATAGTAAGCATAGCTTTGCTGTGTTGCTTAAACAGCCAGTCCTCCTCTCCTAGCTTTGGAGGGAAAGACATTGCTCCAGACTCCATAGCTTTTATGTGTAGAAATATGGGGTGGTACCactttaaaaagaagaaacaaaaactgGAATGTAGAACAAAGGGAGCTGCAGTTACAAATAGCATTAAAGGCTGGAGGTCAGCAGGAAAATGGGAGGCTACCCTGTAGACTGCAGGTGGAATTTTAGATGCTTTGAAATGCCATCAGAACTTTTACTGTCTTGGAGCATCCTTTGTATAAAGCAAAAGTCTACATTTTAGTGTCTCAGTCTACTGTCGAGATAGCTGGCATTTGCATCCTATACTCCATTTCTCAGAAGCCCCTTTAAAGCCCAGCAGGAATAAACATTTCTCTAGAATTTCCTCTTTCGTGATTAAGGTTTAATCATGACTGATACAATGCTGAACACAATTGTCCTGGTCTACAGAAACTGCTAAATCGTGGTAAATTTCATGTAATCTAGCTCTATGGTCCAATACAATAAAAAGTTGTCGTGGAGACAAGACcaatgacagagctgggattagaacccaggagttccctGATTCCAGGATTCTGCACAGACCACCCCAGTCTTTCAAAGATATACTTTAGTTCTGACTTTATCAACAACTTTTGCCAGTCCCCTGCTATCGATGTGAACAcatttgcttgtgtgtgtgtatagtgagTCTTTAAGCAAACAGAATTTACATTGACATTACGGCAGTTGTCCCTTTATATTTGTAATTTCCATTGGGTTGTAGGAATAAGACTTTGCAGATGGAAAAGATTAAGGCACGCCTGAAGGCAGAGTTTGAAGCCCTGGAATCGGAGGAGAGGCACCTGAAGGAATACAAGCAGGAGATGGACCTTCTGCTGCAGGAAAAGATGGCGCACGTGGAGGAGCTGCGGCTGATCCATGCTGACATAAATGTGGTATGTAGCAGTGGGATTGTGGGCAGGATATACTTTATATATAGTCCCATATGGATTGTCCTAAGGATATACAGTTGACAGATTAGAGATATGCAACCTGAGCTTTCCTGACAGCATGAAAGGATTATACAGATGGTATCAAATGAGTTAAATTTAGTCACTGTTAGTGCTCGTCTGTATCAGGCAAGATGATTTTCAATAATAGACACCGGATTTAGGTTAAAGGGAACGAACAACCGAGCCCATTGCTGCTGCAATGGTACCAGCAGTCATAGTAACGTTATTCTGACTCTTCCTAGCAAATAACCCTCTTAGTGCTGCCTAATTTAACACCTAGAACCTGGGAGGCTTTGGCAGCTGTCTGGCATTTGGGTTGTTTTCTTTTTGGGAAGCAGGGATAGTGGGATGGTTTGTTATGTTTGCATAGTGCCTAGAATCAGAGGGTCTTGATTTCTCCCTGAGACAACTAagcactgctgcaatacaaatagtaaaacAAGCAGGAGAGTGAAGGAtattaatacaataataatgcatccgatgaagtgagctgaagctcacgaaagctcatgctcaaataaattggttagtctctaaggtgccacaagtactccttttctttttgcgaatacagactaacacggctgttactctgaaacctgtcattatgcaaggcactgcatttagccgtatggagtggaaatctgtcaactgcatgaaaaaacttgcatccgatgaagtgagctgtagctcacgaaagctcatgctcaaataaattggttagtctctaaggtgccactagtactccttttcttaatacaAAATAGGTAGACTAATGATTAGAGGGGTATCCTGGAGAGTGCTGAGGATTTGTGAATTGCTGGGTTTGCAAAACCATTCTGAATTAGCAACTCCGTTCACCAGCAATTTTAAACCCACACTTTTTCCTTCTCTTAAGGGtgagtaattatttttaaaatgttgagctAAAGGGAAGCCTGGACTCTGTATTAGGGATGGAAAAAGCTCCCAAAATGTGGGTAGGCACAAGTGGGTGCCTCGAATATGTGGCACATACACCACCTTCATTTGTCATTAGAAttttctcaccccctccactccctgctTCTCTTTCATGCTGTCCCACTTGCACTTGATGTTTCCATCAGATTATCTGCTgcttctctcactctctttcccgaaaagaaaaggagtacttgtggcaccttacagactaacagatttatttgagcagactaacacggctgctactctgaaacctctctttccCAAGTGGAACATGAACTCAGCAACATCAGAGTTAAACTTTTAAATCTATGGGGTATTTGGAAAGGCTTGAAATAATGCAAATGAGTTGGCCCTGCCccagtggagatttttttttaaagattatttttataaCCTTCCTTGAGAATCTTTCCAAAGTGCCCAACACAACAACATTGCCCGGCCTAATTGCTTCCAGACTGCTTTTTCCCTGACCAtatttcaccccccccccccccccggaatgTTAACTCCTTATTTGGCCATTTCATTGTCTGCCTATTCTCTTCCAATCTGAACGTGAAAAGCTCCACTCTCTAAAGGACAGCATCATCTTTGCACTCTGCCACCTCTGGCTGGTGAATCAGAGAGCTGTGAATGGAGCAATTTGCTAAGCAAATGTCTCCTCCTGTTTCAGATGGAGAACACCATCAAGCAGTCTGAGAATGACCTCAACAAGCTCTTGGAGTCCACTCGACGCCTGCATGAAGAGTACAAGCCCCTGAAGGAGCACGTAGATGCCCTGCGGATGACTCTGGGCTTGCAgaggctgccagatctgtgtgaggaggaagagaaactcTCTCTTGAGTATGTCTCCAGATCAAACAATATTTGGCCTTGTATACAGTTATGATTCTGTTGgcattttgtcatttttgtttctGGGCCCAGCTGGAAGGTAGGAACTCAGAGGCAAtcatgaaaaacaaaattaattgaaaGTGGAGGAAGCACGTATGTGCGACAGAAATTAACCAGCCATTTACAAGCCTCCAAAAGGGTTCTGTCTGAATATGGGGCAAAGATCGAAGTTACATTTAGATCAGCCAAAGCTGCAAACCCCAGCGCTGACCTGCAAATTAAAGGGTGTTTGGATCGAAGGTTTTGGTTCTACTCTATCTCTAATTTTACATTACTTTGTACTTTTTTCAAAGGATCCATTTCTTCCATTTGAGTAGCAGGTATGGGTATGATGCAAGGGAGGAGAGGAACCCAAAACTACTACATGAGTGTCTTTAGTGAGTCTTGGTCAGAATTCAAATTTGTGCTATagctgttaaaaaaaacacagaatcTAATCTGGTAAGCTGTGGCTGAATCCAGATGGTTGGATCTATGGAAGAAATGTAAAGGATATGCTCTTCTTTTTGAAAACCAAGGAGGACGTTAATGCTTCTCCCGAGAATGGCCCATCTAGCCTTGtatccagcagagaccaaccaaCCCCTCATGCTTCAAGGGAAGGGGACAAATTCTCTGCTTTGGTTCATGCGATCTTATTGGGTGGGGACATGGAGATTTCTTCCTGATCCACTATGAATAACCTGATCCTCCTGTGGtcttaaatatataaaatcaaCTCTTACCCCTGGAACATATTAAATGAATAACTATGCAGTTCATCCCTCGCTGCAGAATTGTGCTCCAAAATCTCAGTTTATATTAAAAACgaagaacaaaaaacatttcttAGGGCTGGTTGTTGCAGATAAAACTTGGAAAACAAGAACCTGAAACATAGTATATCAACTTCGCTATAATTATGCCATTAACTAGTTACATATCGAATCTGGctcattaactttaaaaaaaacctagatattGAGAGTGGATGGAATTCATTATTTAACAAGTCTTCTCCATCTATATTAGGATGATCCTTAATTATTGATCGTCAGTGGGCTTGTGTTTTTGGCCACATGTAGTATTTTAACTATTGTcattatcccattttaaaaaaattgatccaAATGAGTCCTTGGTGCAAGTCATTTGATTCTagagaaagaaaaccaaaaaattttGGCCCATTATGTTTTAGCACAGAAGAGTCATTACAAATCAATgcttgttaaataaataaatgacaggCCAGCAGTTGATTataattttggtttgtttttgtataGTTACTTTGAAAAGCAAAAAGCTGAATGGCAGACAGAACCACAAGAACCGCCCATTCCAGAATCTCTGgctgcagctgcagctgctgcccaaCAGCTACAAGTGGCTAGGAAACAGGACACCAGACAGACAGCAACTTTCAGACAACAGCCACCTCCAATGAAGGTGAGGCGTTGTCTCTTGGGTGTCAAATGGACAGGCTTGTCTCTTGGGTGATTGGAACATATCGTGTTCACAAAGGAATTAGCACTGAAAATAATGATGTGTCCAATTCTTATTTTGCCTGCTTTAGGGTAAACCAAgggcaattccactgaagttaatagagctGCGCCAGTTCAGTTAGagttcagaatcaggctctgtatCTTGGATGACTCCCCCTGTAGGGACTCTTCAGTCATAGGGCAGATACTGCCAGTTTCTACTCGCTGTGCTTCCTGAGCTTGAGAAACATTATTGTTACAAGGTGAAAATATCAGGTACTAATGGGTTCTTCAAgccagcagagaaaggcatgacaagaacTAGCGGCCGGAAGTTAAAGCCAATTTCCAATTAGACATATgtcacacatttttaacagagaagaTGATTAACCATTAGAAGAAACTACTAaatctatgtctacactatggcttatgtcggcataatttatgtcactcaggtgtgaataaaccactctcctgagcaacgtaagttacactgGCATTAAGCgcttgtgtgcacagcgctatatcggcgggagagcttctcccgcaacatagcttctgccatcgcggaggtggttttattatgccaatggcagagctctctcccgtcagcatagagtgtcttcacatgctgcagcggtgcagctgcattggtacagctatGCTGCTGCATCCCTGTATGTGTAGACATGTGCTAAGGAATGTAGTGgagtctccatctcttgatgtcttcagattaAATCTAGTTGCCTTTCCGAGGGTATGCCTGCTGGATGTGGAGGTGTAACTTCCAGCCTGGAGAGGCATATCTGTGCTAGCTTTGACCGAGCAAGCATGCTTAAAACTAGACTTGAAGTTGCAGTTACATGGGTGCTGGGATGGGCTAGCCACTCCAAGTATCCTTCGTATGTATTTTGGGTGGCCGGCCTGTCCCCCGCCCATGTAGCCATGACTACATTGCTTCTTTTTAAGGCACTAGTTCATTCAGAGCTAGCACGGGCATGTCTTCCTAAGCTGGAAGTTACATCTCCAGCTCCACTGCAGACATATCCTGAAAGATATGGTTTAGTCaagcacaagttattgggctcaatacaaggATAAGTGGGTAGAATTCTATGTTGTATACAGggggtcaaactagatgatctagaTAGAGGTGCCTTCTGGCTTAAAATCTATGGAATCACAGCTGGCCTCCTAAACAATTTTTCTGATACAGTCAGACATTGTCAGtacaaaaatcttgaaaatgtgaggGGAAGCTCAAAAAAAATTTGAATTTAATATCTAAATAAATGATAAACGGGGGGTGCACTGGCAGTtttattcatttgaaaatttaattCAATAAATCCTTTAGTTTTCAACTGACCTGAAGTTGCTGTAGGATCTAGGAACCTTGCCGCAAAATTTAGTTCCAGAATTTAGTTCTGAGCATGCAGGGGCTTACTTATTTTTCCTGTACAGTATGTTAACTTATTAGAGCAGGAAACATGTTCAATAAGCAGTGTGTCTCAACAGAACTTCATGGGTTTATTACCTCACAGAGAAATAGGTTGCtaacagggtcctggtccatgactgggactcctaggcactatttccatacaaataaattaataagatGTAACATTGCATTGCAGGCCTGTTTATCATGTCACCAGCAAATTCATCGGAACGCACCGATATGTCCACTCTGCAAAGCAAAAAGCCGGTCTCGGAAtcccaaaaaacccaagaggaaaCAGGATGAGTGAAACACAGAAAATCCATGGAGAAAACATGTGACCCATCCTAATCCCTTTCCAGTAGAACTGTAAACGTGGCCAGTTTATTGAAGTGCAGACTTAAGTATGACTTACCCATTGTTTTCTAGTTAATGTGACGTAAGCACAATGTTTCTGTTCCGTCTTAATTTCCATCCAGTCCTCACATTTTGGTTTTAGGAGAAGTGTTGATGGTGCTACACTTTAACATTTTAGTCATTCCATCTTTCTGACTCCTAAGCCAAGTGGAACTTCTAATGCAAGTAGTTTGAATGCCGATGACCACTTTGTATGATCCCTCCTGTGAAGATATATTTGAGGATACATGTTTCATAGTTAAATATGTTAGACTTAAGGTACCTGTACTGTACTTGCCAAAATGTCCCTGTGTTTTTCTATCTCTACACTGTTTGCCATACAGTATCTTTTGTCTATAAAACCAGAAAATTCTTAATGATCAAGTGTTACTACAGCAagttggggttgttgttttttggggtttttttgagagaAAGAGCGATGTTGCTAAAAGATTACTCTAATTTTCTCCTAACAGAAACCCACTTGAGGCACAGAAGTAGCTGAATATCCATTTGCTATGCTAAAGACCCATGCCTTGTCCTAACCAGCAAGATTACATGGGCTAGATATAGAGTAAAACTCAGTGTATCCAAGGATTTGGGGGTATATCTGAAATGACCAGGAAAAATAGGGATATGGGCGCATGGGAGATCAACATATAGTTCAGTTTTATGGGGTTTGATTGTATGGTTCCTACAGAAATGGATTAAAATTTGGGAAGGGGATCAAGCCGTTGTATCCATATTAATATTAAATTATGTCTAGCATCTTAATTAGGCCATTTTCAGCAATCGTAAGACTGACTTCAATTCAATTAAGAACTAACTAAGGCCTTATTATTCTTTTCAATAACACTTGAGATTACAGAAGGAGGGAGCCCCTTCCCTAGGTTTTtatcctcccctctcccttgccCCACTCCTTCATCCATACTTGTGCTGGAGTGGTTGTATTaaggcagaggttcccaaactgtgggacaccccccccccccaggggggcaTGGAGAAACATTCAGGtttgggggagcccaggccaaCCCCCATGGAGAACGGAGAGGGAGGGATAtccagctccgctctgcccccagctccgctccagcGCCAGCCTGGGCCCCTGGCTCCTGATCCTGAACACAGCTCCACTTCTGGCCCTGACCCATCTCCTGACCACAGCTcctcggggtggggtggggtggggtgaagaatagattccattactggtaaggggagGCGTGACAGAAAAAGTTAGGGGACCACTGTAttaaagatttttgtttgttagttaaaaaaacacagaataaGCCACACCCTGGCCTCTGGTGAGGAGACTTTACCTGCTGCTGGGGACCATACAAGCCCACTTAAAAAGCTTTTGCTGGCCAAAGCACATGAATTGCCCTAAGTCCCCCCCTTGCTTCCCACAGGGTGACAGTGtggttgtattaatttagatggaataaatgtgccaaaggtgttaacataacctaGTCTCTGTCCAGAGTTTGCTATACAGAGAcatcagcctgcttagtaccatggcaaacacaccattaaaaatcctattaaccttttattaaagatacagaaaagaaggaaaaacagttaaagcatttgaaatgtgcagtattaaataaggctttaattttatacttgtttccttgttccctttagctggaaagagttttagaaggaaaaactcCTTGTTGGACAGTCTcctcaaagatggtaataactgtccgattgaggaaaagagaagaagttagttgatcTGGGCTGTAGCTGTTGTTGTTCCTGTTAAAGTCCGATCCCATTTCGTCCCAGTTGGTGTTTGGGAGTCAGCTGGAACCAGTAGGGTGGTGATGTcacctgggtccctctctctggcccggtCTGGtgaggacatctctcaggattaggaagGCAAAGGCTCGGGGTCCCAGGAAATGGTGGGAGTGGCAGCCAGGATGGTGAAGTTTGCTTCAGTCATCTCTGTCTGTTCTTCTGTAGTTTCCccacaaagtctctttctttaatgGCCCACAAAGGCAGAggcgggcaaactacggcccacgggccacatccggcccgtgggaccatcctgcccggcgcttgagctcctggccggggaggctagtccccggctcctcccctgctgtccccccacccccgcagcctcagctcgctgcgaGGGGAGCGCGGCTCGCACCCAcccgcctcccaggctttccaataagccagtcctgtcgctctgagcggcatggtaagggggcaaggagtgggggggttggataagggacgggaagtcccggggggcagtcaggggacaaggggaggttggatggggcggaggtttggaggggggccgtcaggggacggGGATCAGGGGttgttggataggcatgggagtcccagggggcctgtcagggggcggggttgtggataggggtgggggcagtccggggacagggagtggtggggggttggatgggggtgtggtcccaggggggtggttaggggtggggtgtcccgggagggggcagtcaggggacaaggagcagggggggttggatgagttgagggttctgagggggcgggaagtgggagggggcgggggccaggctgtttggggaggcacagccttccctacctggctgtccatacagttttgcaaccctaatgaggccctcgggccaaaaagtttacccacccctgcacaaagggaatggtgggtgaaatagctcttcccctctctcatttgtccaccagttaggcctgGTTTCTAACACGCCAGTTTTAGTTAATTAATTTTGAGACCCACATTTTCTTGTTCACTTCTCAACACCATCCTAGAGTTTTATCAGTACACCTTTgagtttggactaattcagtttttctgtctGGTTTTCTTGCACCTGTTTATACCATTCTGTATTAAAAATAACTTGACCTACTTTTCATGATTAATTCCCAACAGGCAAAAAGTTATAGGCCCAGTTGTCCCAATGGGATTTTATTGAAGTGAGCCACTTACTGCAAGCTTAGTTCATCTTGTAGTGGTGTACTAGTTTCATAACCATGTAAACATCTATCAGCAGCGAGAGCACTCAGGACCTTCTGCTCCTGAAAATACAGGCCTCTCACTCAGTATAAATGGACATTTTTCTGTTACTTTAGTATTAGGATTAAGAGCCTCTGTGAATTACAGCCACTGGAAGGTAATCTGATCAGATACATTCTTGCTCAAATCTGACATTCCattcagtagagggcagtggtgacaTTGACTGACAGTCTATTATGTCCAGActcctgtttcttaaaaataaatgctgtATTCTACTTTTAAATGTTGAAAGGCCATATGCTACCTTCCCTCAATAGTGCAATTCCTGTTGGGATTAATGGAAAATATGTATAGTTAGAAGGCAGCATAAAGGCCTTTAAGCTGAATTCATGAGATTCATATACTTAACTTCAAAAAGTAGTGACAATGGACATTGGGCAAATGGTTCTTCAATGAAGTAGTTTGCTGAGAAAAGTAAATTTGTAAAGTCCTTGTGACATCCTGTCCTGTGGATAGGGGAAGGGATAGACTCTGTCCTGACTGCTCTCACCTCGCTATTA
Above is a window of Natator depressus isolate rNatDep1 chromosome 9, rNatDep2.hap1, whole genome shotgun sequence DNA encoding:
- the ZC4H2 gene encoding zinc finger C4H2 domain-containing protein isoform X1, with protein sequence MADEQEIMCKLESIKEIRNKTLQMEKIKARLKAEFEALESEERHLKEYKQEMDLLLQEKMAHVEELRLIHADINVMENTIKQSENDLNKLLESTRRLHEEYKPLKEHVDALRMTLGLQRLPDLCEEEEKLSLDYFEKQKAEWQTEPQEPPIPESLAAAAAAAQQLQVARKQDTRQTATFRQQPPPMKACLSCHQQIHRNAPICPLCKAKSRSRNPKKPKRKQDE
- the ZC4H2 gene encoding zinc finger C4H2 domain-containing protein isoform X3; translation: MADEQEIMCKLESIKEIRNKTLQMEKIKARLKAEFEALESEERHLKEYKQEMDLLLQEKMAHVEELRLIHADINVMENTIKQSENDLNKLLESTRRLHEEYKPLKEHVDALRMTLGLQRLPDLCEEEEKLSLEPVYHVTSKFIGTHRYVHSAKQKAGLGIPKNPRGNRMSETQKIHGENM
- the ZC4H2 gene encoding zinc finger C4H2 domain-containing protein isoform X2 yields the protein MEKIKARLKAEFEALESEERHLKEYKQEMDLLLQEKMAHVEELRLIHADINVMENTIKQSENDLNKLLESTRRLHEEYKPLKEHVDALRMTLGLQRLPDLCEEEEKLSLDYFEKQKAEWQTEPQEPPIPESLAAAAAAAQQLQVARKQDTRQTATFRQQPPPMKACLSCHQQIHRNAPICPLCKAKSRSRNPKKPKRKQDE